One Schistocerca gregaria isolate iqSchGreg1 unplaced genomic scaffold, iqSchGreg1.2 ptg000615l, whole genome shotgun sequence DNA window includes the following coding sequences:
- the LOC126316930 gene encoding uncharacterized protein LOC126316930: MSLACGHRLSAIHLEIYPSFTKRDCLFLNALHHYQRPRTFLNCATNLEAGSSVLSGQRRQYSATKFGHNENYYAILGVLQNASDQEIKSAFLRRAKEFHPDVNKHDPDAKNKFIKIKEAYEILSNTSKRTNYDSMLRCRSSPASSREFTSRSAENNYGRQQQTYRRPSYGYARTRSSWNRQHAWQNDIDSTMRWSVHINAHRKQLEPYFNSLLVASLIALGCSVAWFQLQSRSFSENKNPFYSLDDSDESWPEDSPYYPWQQQPKYQPKNPEFSRYFNSVNKEPNIPGHLLKKTELPPL, translated from the exons ATGTCTCTGGCCTGCGGACATAGGCTATCTGCCATCCACCTCGAAATTTATCCATCTTTCACGAAGCGCGACTGCCTATTTCTTAACGCGCTTCATCATTATCAGCGACCGAGGACCTTTCTCAACTGCGCGACTAATCTCGAAGCAGGCAGCTCCGTACTCTCTGGCCAGCGCAGGCAGTACA GTGCAACAAAATTCGGACATAACGAGAATTATTATGCCATACTGGGTGTGTTGCAGAACGCCTCAGATCAAGAAATAAAATCTGCTTTTTTACGG AGAGCCAAAGAATTTCATCCTGATGTCAACAAACACGATCCAGAcgcaaaaaataaatttataaaaatcaagGAAGCATACGAAATACTTTCAAACACCAGCAAAAGGACAAATTATGACTCAATGCTGCGTTGTCGCAGCAGTCCTGCAAGTTCCCGGGAATTTACCTCGAGATCCGCCGAAAATAACTACGGAAGGCAACAGCAAACTTATCGAAGACCGAGCTATGGATACGCGCGTACCAGGAGTAGTTGGAATCGCCAACATGCCTGGCAAAATGACATTGACAGTACGATGAGATGGAGTGTGCATATAAACGCCCATCGAAAACAGCTGGAACCGTACTTCAACTCTCTTCTTGTTGCTTCTTTAATCGCCCTCGGGTGTTCTGTGGCGTGGTTCCAACTCCAGTCCAGGTCCTTCTCTGAAAATAAGAACCCGTTCTATTCTCTCGACGACTCGGACGAGTCTTGGCCAGAAGACTCACCCTATTACCCATGGCAACAACAACCTAAGTATCAGCCCAAAAACCCTGAGTTTAGCCGTTACTTCAATTCTGTCAACAAAGAACCTAACATTCCGGGACACCTTTTAAAGAAAACAGAATTACCACCTCTGTGA
- the LOC126317005 gene encoding uncharacterized protein LOC126317005: protein MCSLVETNDLGGHVLCRYEVGERFVYLSDVGVALPGSRHLRELKIRHVLSVVEFESLDNGRKEPFWASLVRLYETSEAERGWIQWEESSSWVKVVVDLPSGILYCNLSVPDLSDPKLLEKLIPPVDPVELLCLATLYIQKCVEFGNVLVHCTKGQRRSPTIFLAWLVTQGYSLAQGMKYLEERYEGEKDWGVGYRKSRSFWLEFLEKVWYPNWREHQRKWCERYSAGFEKIFEKFHPSAVGLCRNSGSREEEDGAERRRTDCSLVSGGNSKRRVHVVTQKMVPKLWNKRLKR, encoded by the exons ATGTGTTCTTTGGTTGAGACGAACGATTTAG GAGGACACGTGCTGTGCCGATACGAGGTGGGTGAGCGATTCGTTTATTTGTCAGACGTTGGGGTGGCATTACCAGGTTCGAGGCATTTAAGAGAGTTGAAGATTAGACATGTATTGTCTGTAGTGGAGTTTGAGAGCTTAGATAATGGTCGAAAGGAGCCATTTTGGGCTTCGTTAGTGAGGTTGTACGAGACGTCCGAGGCTGAGAGGGGTTGGATTCAGTGGGAAGAGAGCTCATCTTGGGTTAAGGTTGTCGTAGATTTACCGAGTGGTATTTTGTACTGTAATCTGAGCGTTCCGGATCTCAGCGATCCGAAACTTCTCGAGAAGCTGATCCCTCCGGTGGATCCGGTGGAATTACTTTGCCTGGCGACGCTATACATTCAGAAGTGCGTCGAGTTTGGGAACGTGTTGGTCCATTGCACCAAGGGCCAACGGCGCTCTCCGACAATTTTTTTGGCATGGCTTGTGACTCAAGGATATAGTTTGGCGCAGGGCATGAAGTATCTCGAGGAACGCTACGAGGGAGAGAAGGATTGGGGAGTAGGCTATCGCAAGAGTCGGAGTTTTTGGCTCGAGTTCCTTGAGAAAGTTTGGTACCCCAATTGGCGGGAGCATCAGCGAAAGTGGTGTGAAAGATATTCTGCGGGCTTcgaaaaaatttttgaaaagtttCATCCTTCGGCAGTTGGGCTATGTCGAAATTCTGGGAGTAGAGAAGAAGAGGATGGAGCCGAGCGGAGGAGGACGGACTGTTCCCTCGTATCTGGTGGTAATTCTAAGAGGAGAGTTCATGTTGTTACACAGAAGATGGTTCCAAAGTTATGGAACAAGCGATTAAAGAGGTAA
- the LOC126316932 gene encoding uncharacterized protein LOC126316932: MGKIITIPSDTTVQGALETMLENKLRSVISFKDVNDPKSICCIEMSDILKIILDLYSESDMYIEKDFMYILRNSDHSSLRKLRAIDVSNIAGNASFAVVQEGSSILSVASIMGTRGVRRVLVINDAGVLVNIITQSSVLELLMENRQELGPKLDQTLFQLGCGGKPVISIKAGESTIVGFRKIVDNRFTAVAVVDDETEELIGSISLRDIESLVHLKQRIKILYERADMFIRENSNHAQGQGVSCTPLSTMREVLEKMHASDSRRLWICNKKKVPIGVVTITDIIELISPDNNSAENV; this comes from the exons ATGGGAAAAATCATTACGATTCCCTCGGATACAACCGTTCAGGGCGCTTTAGAA ACGATGTTAGAGAACAAACTCCGAAGTGTTATTTCATTTAAGGATGTCAATGATCCGAAGAGCATATGCTGTATTGAGATGAGCGATATTTTAAAGATTATATTAGATCTTTACTCTGAGAGCGATATGTACATCGAGAAAGACTTTATGTACATCTTGCGGAACTCAGATCACTCTTCTTTGAGGAAGTTGCGCGCTATTGACGTCTCGAACATCGCGGGCAATGCTTCGTTTGCGGTGGTACAAGAGGGCTCATCTATTCTGAGCGTTGCTTCTATCATGGGTACCAGGGGCGTTCGGCGCGTGTTGGTCATTAACGACGCAGGTGTGCTAGTGAACATAATTACTCAGAGTTCTGTGCTCGAGCTGTTGATGGAGAATCGTCAGGAGCTGGGCCCTAAATTAGATCAGACGCTGTTTCAGCTAGGATGTGGTGGGAAGCCCGTTATTTCCATCAAGGCGGGCGAATCCACTATCGTGGGGTTCAGGAAAATTGTCGACAATCGCTTCACCGCGGTAGCCGTAGTTGACGACGAGACCGAGGAGCTGATTGGGAGCATCAGTCTTCGCGATATTGAATCACTGGTCCATTTGAAACAAAGAATCAAAATTTTGTACGAACGCGCCGATATGTTTATTCGAGAAAATTCGAACCACGCACAAGGGCAAGGTGTCTCCTGCACACCTCTAAGCACCATGAGAGAAGTTCTGGAGAAAATGCACGCGTCGGACTCCAGAAGGTTGTGGAtctgcaacaaaaaaaaagtgcCTATCGGTGTGGTAACAATCACTGATATCATCGAACTTATATCTCCAGACAACAATTCAGCGGAAAACGTATAA
- the LOC126316931 gene encoding uncharacterized protein LOC126316931 isoform X1, translating to MPARPESSSASSTITLSQFCGAFLLKRGADHKINLSLFLNSVHLLLCTPIANARKPTLSRMGGNLSSNTVKPEDINAIIQKLSGMVQHEGSSFEGDTYTDVQKALDTIKDGGDVDIERLNDIRDNEGNSLFHVLVLDEEIRLVRLLLETGCHVRTANHRMKSPLHMACEKGCLKIVKLILEYGGYDVCMASDDAGNYPLHSAVLSGNKEVFCAVLRYCQREVNELNKEEKAPLHLIAQSGNIELAKTLFEDVAKNFVDINIAGSKGITPLHLATRYGHAKICDLLLSLGADPSATTWLGETPLHVSCWFSEECANRILLADSLLRMLIKEERSKIFSVHHLFRERRTKSSPNIEKSTSSALVDSSRKRVIVESRDVYGNFPLHYACMTDQDMCASMGDRWGCEGPVRDQGPMSISLIEKMLKLEALHAKYCKWWPSNTVTTPNLFGYSCADIVKSFHPGNKRLLDLLERHSSAYLEVQRPLTSKGAECIKIQLASDLHIECLEFNQKANDIIRLMIRKSECDYLALLGDIGLVNSPYYKKLLYTLADQYKKVFFLLGNHEYYDSAVQEVEEEVRRMCKDKKSLCYLTSDRSYLVDGFRIVGCTLWSEVRPEDVRSVSECMRDYHRIKIDTEKGRKNLRVEDTVAWHRDQVKFLRREIQLAEAKGEPVIVMTHHSPVVRFGCSNPSHWRSEVASAFCTDLLDMFGKNVVTWMYGHTHWFQDMIINGTRVVSNQCGYILPDSDTWSQSYNPGFVVSIPRR from the exons ATGCCCGCAAGACCTGAGAGCAGTTCTGCCAGTTCGACGATAACTCTTTCTCAATTTTGCGGCGCATTTCTCTTGAAAAGAGGAGCGGATCATAAAATAAACCTGTCTCTGTTTCTGAATTCTGTGCACCTTTTGCTATGCACGCCCATCGCGAATGCACGGAAGCCGACATTAAGTCGAATGGGCGGCAATCTATCTTCAAATACCGTGAAACCGGAGGATATCAATGCGATTATCCAAAAATTGTCGGGGATGGTACAACACGAAGGTTCTTCGTTTGAGGGAGACACATACACAGACGTTCAGAAGGCCCTTGATACGATAAAAGACGGAGGCGACGTCGATATCGAGCGTCTTAACGATATCAGGGATAACGAGGGAAACAGTCTGTTTCACGTGCTGGTGTTAGACGAAGAAATTCGTTTGGTCAGGCTTTTGCTTGAAACAGGATGTCACGTTCGTACTGCGAACCATAGAATGAAGTCACCCCTACATATGGCATGCGAAAAGGGATGTCTGAAAATCGTTAAGTTGATATTGGAATATGGAGGCTACGACGTTTGTATGGCTTCGGATGACGCTGGTAACTATCCATTGCATTCA gcTGTGCTGAGCGGTAACAAAGAAGTCTTTTGCGCTGTTTTGCGGTACTGCCAACGCGAAGTCAATGAACTA aacaaggAAGAAAAAGCGCCGCTGCACCTAATTGCGCAGAGTGGAAACATAGAATTGGCCAAGACGTTGTTTGAGGATGTTGCCAAAAATTTTGTGGACATCAACATAGCGGGGTCTAAAGGAATTACTCCGCTTCATTTGGCGACGCGATATGGACACGCGAAAATTTGTGATTTGCTTTTGTCGTTGGGCGCAGATCCGAGCGCGACCACGTGGTTGGGAGAGACGCCGCTGCATGTTTCCTGCTGGTTTTCGGAGGAGTGCGCCAACAGAATTTTGTTGGCAGATTCTCTGTTGAGAATGCTAATCAAGGAGGAGAGATCTAAAATTTTCAGCGTCCACCACTTATTTAGGGAGAGGCGAACTAAGAGTTCCCCGAATATAGAAAAATCGACGAGTTCAGCACTGGTTGACAGCAGCAGAAAACGTGTGATCGTGGAGAGCCGAGACGTCTACGGAAACTTTCCATTGCACTATGCGTGTATGACAGATCAGGATATGTGTGCATCGATGGGGGACAGATGGGGGTGCGAGGGGCCGGTTCGTGATCAGGGTCCAATGAGCATTTCTTTGATTGAAAAAATGTTAAAGCTCGAAGCTTTGCATGCCAAATATTGTAAGTGGTGGCCCTCAAACACGGTAACGACGCCCAATTTATTTGGATATTCGTGTGCGGACATTGTGAAGAGTTTCCATCCTGGAAACAAGAGGCTACTTGATCTGCTTGAGCGTCACAGCTCGGCGTATCTCGAAGTTCAACGCCCCCTGACCAGCAAGGGCGCCGAGTGCATAAAGATTCAACTCGCCTCGGACTTGCATATCGAATGCCTTGAATTCAACCAAAAAGCAAATGACATCATCCGTCTGATGATCAGGAAGTCGGAGTGCGACTACTTGGCGCTCTTAGGCGACATTGGACTGGTGAATTCGCCTTACTACAAGAAGCTTCTGTATACCTTGGCAGACCAGTATAAGAAGGTGTTCTTTTTACTTGGTAATCACGAGTATTACGATTCGGCGGTACAGGAAGTCGAGGAAGAAGTTCGAAGAATGTGCAAAGATAAAAAGTCACTGTGTTATCTGACGAGTGACAGGAGTTACTTGGTTGACGGGTTTAGGATCGTCGGATGCACGTTGTGGTCAGAGGTTCGTCCGGAGGACGTTCGATCGGTGTCAGAGTGCATGCGCGATTACCACCGCATTAAGATTGATACAGAG AAAGGTAGGAAAAATTTGCGGGTTGAGGACACGGTTGCATGGCACCGAGATCAAGTAAAATTTTTGCGCCGAGAAATTCAACTTGCAGAAGCCAAAGGGGAACCAGTGATAGTGATGACCCATCACAGTCCAGTCGTGAGATTTGGATGTTCGAATCCGTCTCACTGGAGATCAGAGGtggcttctgcattttgtactgatcTCTTAGATATGTTTGGCAAAAATGTGGTTACATGGATGTATGGGCACACGCATTGGTTTCAGGACATGATAATCAATGGCACGAGAGTGGTTTCGAATCAATGTGGATACATTCTTCCGGATTCAGATACATGGAGTCAAAGTTACAATCCAGGGTTTGTTGTTTCGATACCGAGACGCTGA
- the LOC126316931 gene encoding ankyrin repeat, PH and SEC7 domain containing protein secG-like isoform X2 — protein sequence MPARPESSSASSTITLSQFCGAFLLKRGADHKINLSLFLNSVHLLLCTPIANARKPTLSRMGGNLSSNTVKPEDINAIIQKLSGMVQHEGSSFEGDTYTDVQKALDTIKDGGDVDIERLNDIRDNEGNSLFHVLVLDEEIRLVRLLLETGCHVRTANHRMKSPLHMACEKGCLKIVKLILEYGGYDVCMASDDAGNYPLHSAVLSGNKEVFCAVLRYCQREVNELNKEEKAPLHLIAQSGNIELAKTLFEDVAKNFVDINIAGSKGITPLHLATRYGHAKICDLLLSLGADPSATTWLGETPLHVSCWFSEECANRILLADSLLRMLIKEERSKIFSVHHLFRERRTKSSPNIEKSTSSALVDSSRKRVIVESRDVYGNFPLHYACMTDQDMCASMGDRWGCEGPVRDQGPMSISLIEKMLKLEALHAKYCKWWPSNTVTTPNLFGYSCADIVKSFHPGNKRLLDLLERHSSAYLEVQRPLTSKGAECIKIQLASDLHIECLEFNQKANDIIRLMIRKSECDYLALLGDIGLVNSPYYKKLLYTLADQYKKVFFLLGNHEYYDSAVQEVEEEVRRMCKDKKSLCYLTSDRSYLVDGFRIVGCTLWSEVRPEDVRSVSECMRDYHRIKIDTEVRASDEENTYDVKKNF from the exons ATGCCCGCAAGACCTGAGAGCAGTTCTGCCAGTTCGACGATAACTCTTTCTCAATTTTGCGGCGCATTTCTCTTGAAAAGAGGAGCGGATCATAAAATAAACCTGTCTCTGTTTCTGAATTCTGTGCACCTTTTGCTATGCACGCCCATCGCGAATGCACGGAAGCCGACATTAAGTCGAATGGGCGGCAATCTATCTTCAAATACCGTGAAACCGGAGGATATCAATGCGATTATCCAAAAATTGTCGGGGATGGTACAACACGAAGGTTCTTCGTTTGAGGGAGACACATACACAGACGTTCAGAAGGCCCTTGATACGATAAAAGACGGAGGCGACGTCGATATCGAGCGTCTTAACGATATCAGGGATAACGAGGGAAACAGTCTGTTTCACGTGCTGGTGTTAGACGAAGAAATTCGTTTGGTCAGGCTTTTGCTTGAAACAGGATGTCACGTTCGTACTGCGAACCATAGAATGAAGTCACCCCTACATATGGCATGCGAAAAGGGATGTCTGAAAATCGTTAAGTTGATATTGGAATATGGAGGCTACGACGTTTGTATGGCTTCGGATGACGCTGGTAACTATCCATTGCATTCA gcTGTGCTGAGCGGTAACAAAGAAGTCTTTTGCGCTGTTTTGCGGTACTGCCAACGCGAAGTCAATGAACTA aacaaggAAGAAAAAGCGCCGCTGCACCTAATTGCGCAGAGTGGAAACATAGAATTGGCCAAGACGTTGTTTGAGGATGTTGCCAAAAATTTTGTGGACATCAACATAGCGGGGTCTAAAGGAATTACTCCGCTTCATTTGGCGACGCGATATGGACACGCGAAAATTTGTGATTTGCTTTTGTCGTTGGGCGCAGATCCGAGCGCGACCACGTGGTTGGGAGAGACGCCGCTGCATGTTTCCTGCTGGTTTTCGGAGGAGTGCGCCAACAGAATTTTGTTGGCAGATTCTCTGTTGAGAATGCTAATCAAGGAGGAGAGATCTAAAATTTTCAGCGTCCACCACTTATTTAGGGAGAGGCGAACTAAGAGTTCCCCGAATATAGAAAAATCGACGAGTTCAGCACTGGTTGACAGCAGCAGAAAACGTGTGATCGTGGAGAGCCGAGACGTCTACGGAAACTTTCCATTGCACTATGCGTGTATGACAGATCAGGATATGTGTGCATCGATGGGGGACAGATGGGGGTGCGAGGGGCCGGTTCGTGATCAGGGTCCAATGAGCATTTCTTTGATTGAAAAAATGTTAAAGCTCGAAGCTTTGCATGCCAAATATTGTAAGTGGTGGCCCTCAAACACGGTAACGACGCCCAATTTATTTGGATATTCGTGTGCGGACATTGTGAAGAGTTTCCATCCTGGAAACAAGAGGCTACTTGATCTGCTTGAGCGTCACAGCTCGGCGTATCTCGAAGTTCAACGCCCCCTGACCAGCAAGGGCGCCGAGTGCATAAAGATTCAACTCGCCTCGGACTTGCATATCGAATGCCTTGAATTCAACCAAAAAGCAAATGACATCATCCGTCTGATGATCAGGAAGTCGGAGTGCGACTACTTGGCGCTCTTAGGCGACATTGGACTGGTGAATTCGCCTTACTACAAGAAGCTTCTGTATACCTTGGCAGACCAGTATAAGAAGGTGTTCTTTTTACTTGGTAATCACGAGTATTACGATTCGGCGGTACAGGAAGTCGAGGAAGAAGTTCGAAGAATGTGCAAAGATAAAAAGTCACTGTGTTATCTGACGAGTGACAGGAGTTACTTGGTTGACGGGTTTAGGATCGTCGGATGCACGTTGTGGTCAGAGGTTCGTCCGGAGGACGTTCGATCGGTGTCAGAGTGCATGCGCGATTACCACCGCATTAAGATTGATACAGAGGTACGCGCGTCGGACGAGGAAAATACATacgatgtaaaaaaaaatttttga
- the LOC126317006 gene encoding uncharacterized protein LOC126317006: MRTRPGVEKSRGVSRVRRRVSMLESSGHGKGVVGPLEKFFLLSSKTEQSNKEGEGGQNGDLFSYDIDAMKRKNAEMYRYFLVVQFLTKVDFVLKRYEYLLLEEEISLLRTLKKMSLESTVLLARLSVRKRSWIRLLKNDYADIPSCFEVVQKLIEINVLEESFCIEDIVPLLESSRLRSLTLESNYLKREELEIKAIQFLKTQRTLSGEYIVFKDVRCIRIRPDVRELLRKVDYLFFMNYKYSFITIHPASYVCPAELKSSEQLDKDVAARSITFDSAECECVEESGFSERSKSDTWSLYISELMNKLDVVKRNVAAIESVEVFRIFKTREEFLRYMRFSDRAVNFAETLGLIGHWGSEWLSSDSINLKALRSREDEIVAIIQESVTDHKKFLHSLDTIFFLVRREQARGEFLLRLGH, from the exons ATGAGAACGAGACCGGGGGTAGAAAAGAGTAGGGGCGTATCAAGAGTTCGGAGACGGGTGTCGATGTTGGAAAGCAGCGGACATGGAAAGGGTGTTGTAGGTCCATTGGAAAAGTTTTTTTTGCTAAGTTCCAAAACAGAGCAGAGCaataaggagggagaagggggccAGAATGGCGACTTGTTTTCTTATGATATAGATGCGATGAAGCGTAAAAACGCAGAAATGTATCGATATTTTTTAGTGGTTCAATTCTTGACCAAGGTGGATTTTGTATTGAAAAGATACGAATATTTGCTTTTAGAGGAAGAGATATCGTTGTTGAGAACACTGAAGAAGATGTCATTGGAGTCCACTGTGTTGTTGGCGAGGTTGAGTGTTCGAAAGAGGTCTTGGATTCGGCTGTTGAAGAACGACTATGCAGACATTCCATCTTGTTTTGAAGTTGTTCAGAAGCTGATTGAGATAAACGTGCTGGAAGAATCGTTTTGTATAGAAGACATCGTACCCTTGTTGGAGTCCAGTAGGCTCAGGTCTCTAACTCTCGAATCCAATTATTTGAAGAGAGAGGAATTGGAAATCAAAGCGATTCAGTTTTTGAAGACCCAACGCACCTTGAGTGGGGAGTATATTGTGTTCAAGGACGTTCGGTGCATAAGGATCCGGCCTGACGTAAGGGAATTGCTCAGAAAAGTAGACtatttattttttatgaattaCAAATATTCATTCATTACGATTCATCCGGCGAGCTATGTATGTCCAGCCGAGCTGAAGTCTTCCGAGCAGCTAGACAAAGACGTTGCTGCTAGGAGCATTACTTTTGATAGTGCAGAATGTGAATGTGTCGAAGAATCTGGATTTTCAGAGAGATCTAAGTCGGATACGTGGTCTTTGTACATCTCTGAGCTGATGAACAAACTGGACGTGGTCAAGAGGAACGTTGCTGCTATTGAAAGCGTAGAGGTTTTCAGGATTTTTAAAACTCGAGAAGAGTTTCTAAGGTACATGCGGTTTTCGGACAGAGCGGTGAATTTTGCCGAGACATTGGGCTTGATTGGTCATTGGGGTAGCGAGTGGCTCAGCTCAGACTCGATCAATTTGAAGGCACTCAGAAGCCGAGAAGACGAAATTGTAGCCATCATTCAAGAGAGTGTTACGGACCACAAAAAATTTCTGCACAGCTTAGACACAATTT TTTTCTTGGTACGAAGAGAGCAGGCGCGGGGTGAATTTCTATTAAGATTGGGTCACTGA